A segment of the Terriglobales bacterium genome:
TCCGCCCGCCCCTACGCCCAGATGCTCACCCACGTGCTGCAGTCGCTGGTGGCGCGCGCCGAGATCTACGATCCCGAGACCGGGGAGCCCCGCCATCCCCTGCTGGCCCGCCGCGAGGAGAAGAACATCTTCCTGGCCGTGGTCACCGGCGACAAGGGCCTGGCCGGCGCCTTCAACACCAACATCCTGAAGGCGGCCATGCACTTCCTCGATTCCAAGCAGGGGAAGAACGTCTCCATCGTGGCCGTGGGCCGCAAGGGGCGGGACTTCCTGCGCCGCCGCTTCCCCGCCGGCAGCCCCGACACGGTCGAGCCCGGCGTGCACCTGGTGGGCGAGCAGATCGGGATCCTCGGCCACCTGGAGTTCGCCCAGGCCAGCGAGATGGCCGAGCGCCTGATCGCGCGCTACACCGAGGGCGGCTTCGATTCGGTCTATTTCCTCTTCAACGAGTTCAAGAGTGTGATCGCGCAGCGGCTGGTGGTGGAGAAGGTGCTGCCCATCCGGCAGATCGGGGTGGCCGAGGCGGAGGAGCAGTTGGAGATCCCCGAGGAGGAGCGGGAACGGCGGGCCCAGGCGGCGTCTTCCGCCGGGGTCAGCGTGCACGCCGCCGACACGCGCGCGATCGACGAGCAGG
Coding sequences within it:
- the atpG gene encoding ATP synthase F1 subunit gamma; this encodes MANVLDIRRRIRSVINTRQITKAMKMVAAARLRRAQERALSARPYAQMLTHVLQSLVARAEIYDPETGEPRHPLLARREEKNIFLAVVTGDKGLAGAFNTNILKAAMHFLDSKQGKNVSIVAVGRKGRDFLRRRFPAGSPDTVEPGVHLVGEQIGILGHLEFAQASEMAERLIARYTEGGFDSVYFLFNEFKSVIAQRLVVEKVLPIRQIGVAEAEEQLEIPEEERERRAQAASSAGVSVHAADTRAIDEQAARFGAATQDYIYEQPATELFHALLPKYVAVQIYRALLESVAAEHAARMTAMDSATNNASEMIDSLTLAMNRARQAKITKEIIEIVSGAAAL